The following is a genomic window from Salinibacterium sp. UTAS2018.
TCGCCGCCATTCTCGTCTCCGGCAACCGCGAGCACGCCGACGTTATCGCCAAGCAGCTCGTTGCCGGCACAATCTGGGTTAACTGCTTCTTCGTGCGCGACTTGCGGGCCCCCTTCGGCGGTTCCAAGAAGTCGGGTGTCGGTCGCGAGGGCGGCACCTGGTCATTTGATTTCTACGCAGATGTTAAAAACACGGTGGTTTCACCGAACGGATGGAAGGAATAGTCATGGGAGAAGTAGTTGGCGCTGGGCTGATCGCCCACGTACCTACGATCATGTTGCCCAAAGAGGTCCGTATGGAACTCAATGAGGGCAAGGATTCAACGCTCGTTGAAGGGCTCGAACGGCTCCGCAAGGACTACTTCGAGAATGACGATTACGACACTGTTGTTGTGCTCGACAGCCATTGGGCGACCACGGTTGAATTCGTTGTTACGGCGCACGAGCGTCGCCACGGTAAGTTCACGTCAGAAGAGTTGCCGCGCGGAATGAGCGGCGTGCCGTATGACTTCATCGGAGACCCCGAGCTCGCGAAGCTCATGGGGGAGCAGGCCGAAAAGAACGGCACCTGGATCACCCCGATCGACGATGAATACCTGCCGATCATGTACGCCACGATCAACCTGTGGGAGTACCTCGGCAAGGGCCTTCCCGACAAAAAATGGGTGAGCGTCTCGATCTGCCAGACCGCGACCGACGAAGACTTCTTGCGTGCGGGTCGTGCCATTGGTGAAGCAATAGCCAAGAGTGACCGCCGCGTCATCCTGCTCGCATCGGGTGCGCTTTCGCACACCTTCTATAAGCTGCGCGATCTGCGCAAGCACGAGATGGCCGATCCGAGCCACATTTTCTCGGATGCCGCCCGTGCCGCGGACTACGAACGTCTCGACTGGTTCAAGGCTGGCGACCACGCTCAGGTGTTGGAAACCATGCCCGCGTTCCAGAAGGTGCGCCCCGAGGCCATGTTTGGCCACTGGCTCATGACGGCGGGGGCAATTGGCGAAGAGGCGTGCACTGCTCCCGGCGTAATGTACAGCGAATACGAAAATTCCATCGGCACCGGTCAGGTGCACGTGTGGTTCCCGAAGCCAGAAGGTGGCTTCCCAGCAGCAAAGGATGTGGTTCTCTCTCGTGACTGAACTCCGCAGAATACTTCTTGATGGTTACCCGACACAGGTAACCCGCCACGGCGATGTTCTCGTCGCTGGAGACGGCCGCGAGGTTGGTGTCGACGAGGCAATTCACTTGCCGCCGACCGAGCCGAGCAAGATCATTGCCGTGCACTTGAACTACGCCAGCCGCACTGAAGAGTTCATGACCAAGCTGCCCGCAGCTCCGACCTACTTTCAGAAGCCGGTCACCGCGCTCAACACTCACAAGGGTGATGTTGTGCGGCCCGAGGGCTGCAAGTGGTTGAACTTCGAGGGTGAGATCGTCATCGTGATCGGCCGTACGTGCCGCAATGTTTCGCCCGACCAGGCTAGCGACTACATCGCCGGCTACTCGATCGGTAACGACTACGGTCTGCATGATTTCCGCGACACGGATGCCGGTTCCATGCTTCGAGTGAAGGGTAGCGACACGCTCGCTCCCGTTGGCCCGGGTCTCGTGACGGATTGGGATTTCCGTGGCAAGCAGTTGCGCACCATTGTGAACGGTGAGGTCAAGCAAGATGACAACACCGACAACATGGAGTGGGACATGAACTACCTCGTGGCCGACATTGCGCGCACGATCACGCTGAGCCCCGGCGACATGCTGTTCTCGGGAACGCCCGCATTCTCGCGTCCGGTGCAGCCCGGCGACGTTGTTGAGGTCGAAGTTGAAGGCCTGGGCAAGCTGACGAACCGTATCGTTACGGGCCCGACTGCGATCCGCACCGACGTGGGAGCGCAGCCGACCGAGAGCGAAGAGGTAATGTCGACAGCAATGGGTGGCGACTGGGAGTTCCGCGGAATTCGGACCCCGTCGAAGGATCTCTACCCGTCGAAGATTGAGGAAAAACGATGATCAAAATCGAAGTCGACATGAACCAGTGCCAGCACTATGGCCAGTGCGTGTTTGAGGCACCCGACAACTTCAAGCTCAACGATGACGACAAGCTCGAGTACGTGGCCGAAGCGCCCGACTCGGAGCGCGACAACATTGAAGCCGCTGTTGATGTATGCCCGATGCAGGCCATTCGAATCGTCGAATAGTGTCTGAGGCTAACCCCGCCGCACCGGTCGTTATTGTCGGTGCGGCGATGGGTGGGCTGCGCGCGGCGGAGTCTCTCCGTCGTTCGGGCTACACCGGTGCTATCCGCGTGGTTGGCGAAGAACTTCACGCTCCCTATAACCGTCCGCCTCTCTCCAAAGAGGTGTTGGCCACTGACGTGACCCACGAAGCTGTCGCGTTTCCATCGCGCGCCGAGATGGGTGATGTGGAGTGGATGCTCGGGGTACGCGCCACCGCGGTCGATCTTGATGCGCACACTCTCACCACCGACGATGGGTCTGTGCAGGAGTGGCGTGCCCTGGTTATCGCGACGGGCCTGCGCGCTCGCCGCTTGGACTTTGCTCCGATCGCCGGTCGTCACGTTGTCCGTTCGCTGGATGACGCGATGGCTCTGCGCGCCGAGCTCACCGAGGGTGCGCGCGTCGTTGTCGTCGGCTCGGGCTTCTTAGGCTGCGAACTGAGCGCCACCGCTCGCAAGTTGGGCTGCTCGGTCACCATTGTGACGCCGAGTGCCGAGCCCATGATGCGTCCGCTTGGCGACCTCGTGGCGAAGGAAATGCGCCGTCGTCTCACCGACGAGGGCGTCGAAATTTTCTCTGGCGTGAACGTTGCTGCTATCCACGGCGAGACTGCTGTTGAGTCTGTTGAGCTGAGCGATGGCCGCGTGATCGAGGCCGATGTCGTGATCGAGTCTGTTGGCTCGCACTGCAACATCGAATGGCTTGAGGGAACGAACCTCGATGTCTCCGATGGAGTTCTCGCTGACAACGCGATGCGCGCGGTCTCGACCGATGGTGTCTCCCTCGATGACGTTTACGTGGTGGGCGATATCGCTCGCTTCCCGAACCCCATGTTCGACGACGTTGCTCGCCGTATCGAGCACTGGAATATCCCGACCGACACCGGCAAGCGCGCGGGTGCCGTTCTCGCGGCACGCCTCGCCGACGACGGTTCCTTTGCCGACGTGGTGACTAAACCGTTCGCTCCGATGCCGTCATTCTGGTCGAACCAGTTCGAGATCAAGCTGCAGGCCTACGGTCTGTTGGGCTTGGTGTCGGATGACGACATCCGCGTGCTCGAGGGAGATCTCACCGACCAGGCTGCCGTGGGCTACTACCGCGACGACCGTCTCGTGGGCGTTCTCGGAATTGGCATGAAAGCCGCGCTGCTGCCGTATCGCAAGCAGATCGCGGAGGGTGGCGCGTAGCCGTTCTGCTTTTGCTGCCCTGTCCGTAGGCGAAGCGGGGTCGTAGGCTGGGCTTATGACTCCCGCTTCGACTATCGCCGTTGCCCAGTTCGTTCCTGGCCATGATCGCGAGGAGAACATCGCGCAGATCACGGAACTTGCTGAGCGTGCCGTCGAGCGTGGCGCGAGCTTTGTGATCTTTCCGGAGTACTCGTCGTACTTCACCGCCACGATGGGCGAAGACTGGGTCACCGCCGCCGAGCCGCTCGACGGCCCTTTTGTGCAGGCCTTGACGTTGCTCGCGCAGCGGTTGCGGATTCATGTCGCTGCGGGAATGTTGCAGTCGAGTGATGAAGAGAACCGCTTCTGGAACACGCTTGTCGCAATTGCTCCTACGGGCGCCATCGTCGCGACCTACAGCAAACAGCATCTCTACGACGCGTTCGGTCAGCGTGAATCCGACTGGGTCATTCCCGGGTCGATCGCTGCGCCGCAGACCTTCGCGTGGGAGGGCTTCACCGTTGGTTTGCAGACCTGCTACGACATCCGTTTTCCGGAGGTATCACGCCGGTTGGTGGATGCCGGCGCCGACCTCATTGTCGTGCCCGCCGAGTGGGTGCGCGGACCGCTCAAGGAATACCACTGGCGCACGCTGCTCACGGCGCGGGCCATCGAGAACACGGTCTTCGTCGCGGCAGCCGATCATGCCCCGCCCATCGGCGTCGGCAACAGCATGGTCGTCGACCCGATGGGCGTGGAGCTCGTGACGATCGGGGAGCGCACGGATGTCGCTGTCGCCCACATCGAGCACGCTCGCCTCGACGAGGTGCGCGCCATCAACCCGGCGCTGTCGTTGCGCCGCTACGGAGTGCACCCGCTCGAAGGCTAGTGGCGCAGTTTCATCCCGGAAAGTTGGGCTGCTGCCCGCTCGAGCACGTCTGGCTTCTTGCAATAGGCGAAGCGGATGAGCGTCTTGTAGTCGGCGTGGTTTTCCGGATGCACGAACGCGGTCACAGGGATGCCGACGACTCCGCTGATCTCGGGGAGGATGCGGCAGAAATCGGCGGCGTCCGTCACACCGAGGGGTGCGGCATCCGCAACGATGAAGTAACCGGCTTGGGGCGTGCTGACATCGAAGCCGGCGTTGCGCAGCCCGGCGCCCAGGGTGTCGCGCTTGCGGGCAAGGCCGCCGGCGAGATCGGTGAAGTAGCTGTTAGGCAGCCCGAGGCCGGTAGCGATGCCCACTTGCAGCGGTGCGCCGTTGACATAGGTGAGGTATTGCTTCACGGCCATGATCGCTTGGAGCAGCGGCTGCGGTGCGGTGATCCAGCCGATCTTCCAACCTGTGGTGTTGAACGTTTTACCGCCGCTGGAAATGCTGATGGTGCGTTCGAACGCGCCGGGCAGACTCGCGACAGGGATGTGTTCGTGGCCGAAGGTGATGTGTTCATAGACTTCGTCGGTCACGATGAGGGCGTCGTATTTGTGGGCGAGCTCGACGATCAGTTCGAGAGTTTCGCGGTCGAGCACAGCGCCGGTGGGGTTGTGCGGACTGTTCAGAATAATGAGCCGGGTGCGTCCGCTGAAGGCGGCCCGGATGTCGTCATGGTTGGGCTGAAAATCGGGGGAGCGCAGCGGCACTGTCACATGGGTGGCGCGCGCATAGTTGATCATTGCGCCGTACGCGTCGTAAAACGGCTCGAGCGTGATGACTTCGTCGCCCTCGCTCGTGAGGGCGAGAATCGTAGCGGCGAGTGCTTCGGTCGCTCCGGCAGTTGCCAGTACTTCGGTGTCGGGGTCAACGTCGATGCCGTAGAAACGCTGCTGATGCTCGGCGATCGCGTTGCGCAGTACAGGGAGCCCGTTGCCTGGCGGGTACTGGTTGGTGCCGTCGCTGATGGCCTTGCGGGCGGCATCCAACACTTCGATGGGGCCGTCCTCATCGGGGAAGCCCTGACCCAGATTGATCGCGCCGCTACTCACGGCGAGGGCAGACATTTCGGCGAAGATTGTTTGGCTCAGCTGCCCGTCGGCGCCGAGCAGCATGGCGCCAGTGGCGGCGCGTTCCCAAGATCCGGTGACTGTCATTGTGGGCCAAGCCTAACCACTTGCGGTCTCGGATGCCGCAGAAACCGGTTGCTCCACCCAACCTGAATGCGGCCCGACACAAAAACCGCACAAAGTCGGGAGTCGCGCGACAATCGCCGCTTTTCTTCAGGTCAAGCGCGCAGCCAGCCCACAGGCGAACTAAATAGAATGCACA
Proteins encoded in this region:
- a CDS encoding catechol 1,2-dioxygenase, whose translation is MGEVVGAGLIAHVPTIMLPKEVRMELNEGKDSTLVEGLERLRKDYFENDDYDTVVVLDSHWATTVEFVVTAHERRHGKFTSEELPRGMSGVPYDFIGDPELAKLMGEQAEKNGTWITPIDDEYLPIMYATINLWEYLGKGLPDKKWVSVSICQTATDEDFLRAGRAIGEAIAKSDRRVILLASGALSHTFYKLRDLRKHEMADPSHIFSDAARAADYERLDWFKAGDHAQVLETMPAFQKVRPEAMFGHWLMTAGAIGEEACTAPGVMYSEYENSIGTGQVHVWFPKPEGGFPAAKDVVLSRD
- a CDS encoding fumarylacetoacetate hydrolase family protein, coding for MTELRRILLDGYPTQVTRHGDVLVAGDGREVGVDEAIHLPPTEPSKIIAVHLNYASRTEEFMTKLPAAPTYFQKPVTALNTHKGDVVRPEGCKWLNFEGEIVIVIGRTCRNVSPDQASDYIAGYSIGNDYGLHDFRDTDAGSMLRVKGSDTLAPVGPGLVTDWDFRGKQLRTIVNGEVKQDDNTDNMEWDMNYLVADIARTITLSPGDMLFSGTPAFSRPVQPGDVVEVEVEGLGKLTNRIVTGPTAIRTDVGAQPTESEEVMSTAMGGDWEFRGIRTPSKDLYPSKIEEKR
- a CDS encoding ferredoxin, which gives rise to MIKIEVDMNQCQHYGQCVFEAPDNFKLNDDDKLEYVAEAPDSERDNIEAAVDVCPMQAIRIVE
- a CDS encoding NAD(P)/FAD-dependent oxidoreductase, producing the protein MSEANPAAPVVIVGAAMGGLRAAESLRRSGYTGAIRVVGEELHAPYNRPPLSKEVLATDVTHEAVAFPSRAEMGDVEWMLGVRATAVDLDAHTLTTDDGSVQEWRALVIATGLRARRLDFAPIAGRHVVRSLDDAMALRAELTEGARVVVVGSGFLGCELSATARKLGCSVTIVTPSAEPMMRPLGDLVAKEMRRRLTDEGVEIFSGVNVAAIHGETAVESVELSDGRVIEADVVIESVGSHCNIEWLEGTNLDVSDGVLADNAMRAVSTDGVSLDDVYVVGDIARFPNPMFDDVARRIEHWNIPTDTGKRAGAVLAARLADDGSFADVVTKPFAPMPSFWSNQFEIKLQAYGLLGLVSDDDIRVLEGDLTDQAAVGYYRDDRLVGVLGIGMKAALLPYRKQIAEGGA
- a CDS encoding carbon-nitrogen hydrolase family protein; this translates as MTPASTIAVAQFVPGHDREENIAQITELAERAVERGASFVIFPEYSSYFTATMGEDWVTAAEPLDGPFVQALTLLAQRLRIHVAAGMLQSSDEENRFWNTLVAIAPTGAIVATYSKQHLYDAFGQRESDWVIPGSIAAPQTFAWEGFTVGLQTCYDIRFPEVSRRLVDAGADLIVVPAEWVRGPLKEYHWRTLLTARAIENTVFVAAADHAPPIGVGNSMVVDPMGVELVTIGERTDVAVAHIEHARLDEVRAINPALSLRRYGVHPLEG
- a CDS encoding aminotransferase class I/II-fold pyridoxal phosphate-dependent enzyme — translated: MTVTGSWERAATGAMLLGADGQLSQTIFAEMSALAVSSGAINLGQGFPDEDGPIEVLDAARKAISDGTNQYPPGNGLPVLRNAIAEHQQRFYGIDVDPDTEVLATAGATEALAATILALTSEGDEVITLEPFYDAYGAMINYARATHVTVPLRSPDFQPNHDDIRAAFSGRTRLIILNSPHNPTGAVLDRETLELIVELAHKYDALIVTDEVYEHITFGHEHIPVASLPGAFERTISISSGGKTFNTTGWKIGWITAPQPLLQAIMAVKQYLTYVNGAPLQVGIATGLGLPNSYFTDLAGGLARKRDTLGAGLRNAGFDVSTPQAGYFIVADAAPLGVTDAADFCRILPEISGVVGIPVTAFVHPENHADYKTLIRFAYCKKPDVLERAAAQLSGMKLRH